A genomic window from Emys orbicularis isolate rEmyOrb1 chromosome 8, rEmyOrb1.hap1, whole genome shotgun sequence includes:
- the STING1 gene encoding stimulator of interferon genes protein produces the protein MSHEKERPSVQTSPIIPKPRGGRAHYATWGFIVLCVFALYHMEQSWNHAAENITFYFTALQIGALLRGVCNFVEEIWHVQSRHRSSWWRVVVACLSPSLRCHALLLLVSVCAYMALFGETGLQLFLNLILVCLCQLLSFAFGLQSPSAVEMSEICEKNNRNVAHGLAWSYYVGYLKLILPRLKDLISEFNRANNNLLKCKETWKLHILLPVSCEIYDDLQKADSHIQYWKDLPALQLDRAGTKWRSYKQSIYTILGEDKKLNYCIVEYAPPLQSLYAMSQDESAAFGREDRLEQAQLFCRTLGEILQRSKECAGCYRLIVYEESGDSDSHFLSKEILKHIRQQHLEEYTMCEGNHESTTFLSTEPNILISDSELPGPLRSDGF, from the exons ATGTCTCATGAAAAGGAAAGACCCAGCGTCCAAACTTCCCCTATCATCCCCAAACCTCGGGGGGGAAGGGCTCACTACGCAACCTGGGGCTTCATTGTTCTCTGCGTCTTTGCCCTGTATCACATGGAGCAGTCCTGGAACCATGCCGCAGAGAACATCACCTTCTACTTCACGGCCCTGCAGATCGGAGCTCTGCTCAGAGGGGTTTGCAACTTCGTGGAAGAGATTTGGCATGTGCAATCCAG ACACCGCAGTAGCTGGTGGAGGGTGGTGGTTGCCTGCCTGAGCCCGAGTCTGCGCTGCCACGCGCTCCTGCTGCTGGTCAGCGTCTGCGCCTACATGGCCCTGTTCGGCGAGACTGGGCTGCAGCTCTTCCTCAACCTCATCCTCGTCTGCCTCTGCCAGCTCCTCAGCTTCGCCTTTGGGCTTCAG agtccctctgcagtaGAAATGTCTGAAATCTGTGAAAAGAACAACCGCAACGTAGCACATGGACTAGCCTGGTCTTACTATGTGGGGTATTTAAAGTTAATTCTGCCAC GCCTTAAAGACTTGATCAGTGAGTTCAACAGAGCCAATAACAATTTGCTGAAGTGCAAGGAGACCTGGAAATTGCACATCCTTCTCCCAGTGAGCTGTGAGATATACGATGACCTGCAGAAGGCTGACAGCCACATCCAGTACTGGAAGGATCTCCCGGCGCTGCAGCTGGACCGTGCTGGCACTAAATGGAGAAGCTACAAACAAAGCATCTATACAATTTTGGGTGAAGACAAAAAG CTGAATTACTGCATTGTGGAGTACGCCCCCCCGCTGCAGTCCCTCTACGCTATGTCCCAGGATGAAAGCGCCGCCTTTGGCCGGGAGGATCGCCTGGAGCAAGCCCAGCTCTTCTGTAGGACCTTGGGGGAGATCTTACAGCGCTCCAAGGAATGCGCGGGCTGCTACCGGCTCATTGTGTATGAGG AGTCAGGAGACAGCGACAGCCATTTCCTGTCAAAGGAGATCCTAAAGCACATCAGACAGCAGCACTTGGAGGAATACACCATGTGTGAGGGGAATCACGAGTCCACCACCTTCCTCTCAACAGAGCCCAATATCCTGATCAGTGACTCGGAGCTACCCGGGCCTCTGCGGAGCGATGGCTTCTGA